The Populus trichocarpa isolate Nisqually-1 chromosome 2, P.trichocarpa_v4.1, whole genome shotgun sequence genome has a window encoding:
- the LOC7496854 gene encoding probable serine/threonine-protein kinase PBL21 isoform X2 — protein MSCFSCINPHRKDIKIDIEHAPRSSSRYSSGYTDNGKGQGAEEGARSFTFRELAAATRNFREINLIGEGGFGRVYKGRLETGEIVAVKQLNQDGLQGHQEFIVEVLMLSLLHHSNLVTLIGYCTSGDQRLLVYEYMPMGSLEDHLFDLEPDKEPLSWSTRMKIAVGAARGLEYLHCKADPPVIYRDLKSANILLDNDFNPKLSDFGLAKLGPVGENTHVSTRVMGTYGYCAPEYAMSGKLTVKSDIYSFGVVLLELITGRKAIDRSKKPGEQNLVAWSRAFLKEQKKYCQLADPLLEGCYPRRCLNYAIAITAMCLNEEANFRPLISDILVALEYLASQSRVPESSTGRVRGTNPSLPYSDRKAVSREPDSRSRASI, from the exons ATGAGCTGCTTTTCTTGCATAAACCCACATCGAAAAGATATTAAGATCGACATTGAACACGCCCCAAGATCTAGTTCTCGATATTCATCTGGGTATACAG ACAATGGGAAGGGTCAGGGTGCTGAGGAAGGGGCTCGTAGTTTCACATTTCGTGAGCTTGCAGCAGCAACAAGAAATTTTAGAGAGATTAATTTGATTGGTGAAGGAGGTTTTGGCAGGGTTTATAAAGGCAGGTTAGAAACAGGAGAG ATTGTCGCGGTGAAACAACTTAATCAGGATGGTCTTCAGGGGCATCAAGAATTTATCGTGGAGGTTCTTATGCTGAGTCTGTTACACCATTCCAATCTTGTTACCTTGATTGGCTACTGTACTTCTGGTGATCAGAGGCTATTGGTTTATGAGTACATGCCGATGGGTAGTTTGGAAGATCATCTTTTTG ATCTAGAACCCGATAAAGAGCCATTAAGTTGGAGCACTCGGATGAAGATTGCTGTTGGTGCTGCTCGGGGACTCGAGTACCTACACTGTAAAGCAGACCCGCCTGTTATTTATCGCGACCTGAAATCTGCAAATATCTTGCTGGACAATGATTTTAATCCAAAACTATCAGATTTTGGACTTGCAAAATTGGGACCTGTTGGTGAAAATACACATGTTTCAACCAGAGTTATGGGGACATATGGTTACTGTGCCCCAGAGTATGCCATGAGTGGCAAGTTGACTGTTAAATCAGATATTTACAGTTTTGGTGTTGTTTTGTTGGAGTTAATTACTGGGAGAAAGGCTATAGATCGTTCAAAGAAGCCAGGGGAGCAGAACTTAGTTGCTTGG TCGCGCGCGTTTTTGAAAGAGCAAAAGAAATATTGTCAGTTGGCTGATCCTCTGTTGGAAGGGTGTTATCCTCGTCGTTGTTTGAACTATGCGATTGCTATAACTGCAATGTGCCTCAATGAGGAAGCCAACTTTCGCCCTCTTATTAGTGATATACTTGTTGCCCTAGAATATTTGGCTTCACAGTCCCGTGTCCCAGAATCCAGTACTGGTCGAGTACGAGGTACCAATCCATCATTGCCATATTCTGACAGGAAAGCCGTTTCTCGAGAACCAGATTCTAGGAGTAGAGCTTCCATTTAA
- the LOC7496854 gene encoding probable serine/threonine-protein kinase PBL21 isoform X1 yields MSCFSCINPHRKDIKIDIEHAPRSSSRYSSGYTGDADNGKGQGAEEGARSFTFRELAAATRNFREINLIGEGGFGRVYKGRLETGEIVAVKQLNQDGLQGHQEFIVEVLMLSLLHHSNLVTLIGYCTSGDQRLLVYEYMPMGSLEDHLFDLEPDKEPLSWSTRMKIAVGAARGLEYLHCKADPPVIYRDLKSANILLDNDFNPKLSDFGLAKLGPVGENTHVSTRVMGTYGYCAPEYAMSGKLTVKSDIYSFGVVLLELITGRKAIDRSKKPGEQNLVAWSRAFLKEQKKYCQLADPLLEGCYPRRCLNYAIAITAMCLNEEANFRPLISDILVALEYLASQSRVPESSTGRVRGTNPSLPYSDRKAVSREPDSRSRASI; encoded by the exons ATGAGCTGCTTTTCTTGCATAAACCCACATCGAAAAGATATTAAGATCGACATTGAACACGCCCCAAGATCTAGTTCTCGATATTCATCTGGGTATACAG ggGATGCAGACAATGGGAAGGGTCAGGGTGCTGAGGAAGGGGCTCGTAGTTTCACATTTCGTGAGCTTGCAGCAGCAACAAGAAATTTTAGAGAGATTAATTTGATTGGTGAAGGAGGTTTTGGCAGGGTTTATAAAGGCAGGTTAGAAACAGGAGAG ATTGTCGCGGTGAAACAACTTAATCAGGATGGTCTTCAGGGGCATCAAGAATTTATCGTGGAGGTTCTTATGCTGAGTCTGTTACACCATTCCAATCTTGTTACCTTGATTGGCTACTGTACTTCTGGTGATCAGAGGCTATTGGTTTATGAGTACATGCCGATGGGTAGTTTGGAAGATCATCTTTTTG ATCTAGAACCCGATAAAGAGCCATTAAGTTGGAGCACTCGGATGAAGATTGCTGTTGGTGCTGCTCGGGGACTCGAGTACCTACACTGTAAAGCAGACCCGCCTGTTATTTATCGCGACCTGAAATCTGCAAATATCTTGCTGGACAATGATTTTAATCCAAAACTATCAGATTTTGGACTTGCAAAATTGGGACCTGTTGGTGAAAATACACATGTTTCAACCAGAGTTATGGGGACATATGGTTACTGTGCCCCAGAGTATGCCATGAGTGGCAAGTTGACTGTTAAATCAGATATTTACAGTTTTGGTGTTGTTTTGTTGGAGTTAATTACTGGGAGAAAGGCTATAGATCGTTCAAAGAAGCCAGGGGAGCAGAACTTAGTTGCTTGG TCGCGCGCGTTTTTGAAAGAGCAAAAGAAATATTGTCAGTTGGCTGATCCTCTGTTGGAAGGGTGTTATCCTCGTCGTTGTTTGAACTATGCGATTGCTATAACTGCAATGTGCCTCAATGAGGAAGCCAACTTTCGCCCTCTTATTAGTGATATACTTGTTGCCCTAGAATATTTGGCTTCACAGTCCCGTGTCCCAGAATCCAGTACTGGTCGAGTACGAGGTACCAATCCATCATTGCCATATTCTGACAGGAAAGCCGTTTCTCGAGAACCAGATTCTAGGAGTAGAGCTTCCATTTAA